A single region of the Amphiura filiformis chromosome 7, Afil_fr2py, whole genome shotgun sequence genome encodes:
- the LOC140157712 gene encoding trace amine-associated receptor 8b-like, producing MEKNFNYRSEHNDTQDLGDNDRVQLTVYVLRIIFVIFYSIFTICGNFLCIRVLQHTPELHEGTKVLMMSLAVADLSVGFIGALSIVPAILDRWPYGQVICKMSCTFSISFCVCSVMSLCLLTIDRCLAVTKPLHHVTLVSKTRALIVIVIMWILSFVIITLCSIDTKVEYDKTSALCIALMEDEKYLIKVTMLVVFLYFIPMLVMVCTYSKLLCISRQHVKQIGAMDAFQTMSPRCSVDNSVSFSNEQLPTVTDDQAMNITHLSSLSAPGRHGRRPPLIGRSSLSDRLSLSGRASLSSITNRCRRSMREWKALLMFCTVTIVFTITWMPYVCTTLINTIRMQRPPEWLEFLVQWLALCNSWCNVCIYLFINVSFRKTAIRLIKSGQTTACMCCYKCCLRSNDE from the coding sequence ATGGAAAAGAATTTTAACTATCGTTCTGAACATAATGACACACAAGATCTTGGAGATAATGACAGAGTGCAGCTGACAGTTTATGTGCTACGGATAATCTTCGTCATTTTCTACTCGATTTTCACCATATGCGGCAACTTTCTTTGCATTCGAGTTTTGCAACATACACCCGAGCTTCATGAAGGCACAAAGGTCCTTATGATGTCCTTAGCTGTTGCGGATTTGTCTGTTGGTTTTATTGGAGCACTTTCTATAGTTCCTGCGATTTTGGACAGGTGGCCTTACGGACAAGTAATTTGTAAAATGAGTTGTACATTTTCTATTTCTTTCTGTGTATGTTCTGTTATGTCTTTGTGTTTGCTCACGATAGATCGTTGTTTAGCGGTCACGAAGCCTCTTCATCATGTTACATTAGTATCCAAAACGCGAGCTTTAATCGTGATCGTAATAATGTGGATTTTATCATTTGTTATCATCACGCTGTGTTCAATCGATACAAAAGTGGAATATGACAAAACATCAGCTCTTTGCATAGCTCTAATGGAAGATGAAAAATACTTAATAAAAGTAACAATGTTGGTTGTCTTTTTGTATTTCATCCCAATGTTGGTAATGGTATGTACGTACTCGAAATTATTATGCATAAGTCGTCAACACGTTAAGCAAATCGGTGCGATGGATGCTTTCCAAACTATGTCGCCACGATGTAGCGTAGACAATTCGGTATCTTTTTCAAACGAACAGCTACCGACAGTGACTGATGACCAAGCAATGAATATAACTCATCTTTCCTCCCTATCTGCACCTGGTAGACATGGTAGAAGGCCACCCCTAATTGGAAGATCATCTCTAAGCGATAGACTTTCTCTTAGTGGAAGAGCCTCCCTTTCAAGCATTACCAACAGATGTAGGCGATCTATGAGAGAATGGAAAGCTCTTTTAATGTTTTGCACCGTGACAATAGTATTTACAATAACCTGGATGCCATATGTATGTACTACACTCATCAATACAATCAGAATGCAGCGTCCTCCAGAGTGGTTGGAGTTCTTAGTGCAATGGTTGGCGCTTTGTAATAGCTGGTGCAATGTCTGTATTTATCTTTTCATAAATGTTTCCTTTCGTAAAACTGCTATACGACTTATTAAGAGCGGCCAGACGACTGCTTGTATGTGCTGCTACAAATGCTGTTTGCGATCAAATGATGAATAA